In Actinomycetota bacterium, the following are encoded in one genomic region:
- a CDS encoding dihydrofolate reductase family protein codes for MAKLLYVMNVSLDGYIADEDGKFDWGAPDEEYYSFINDLLRPVGTYLYGRRLYELMAVWETDPAAAAQSPGTREFAEIWQAADKVVYSRTLATASTTRTRIEPDFDPEAVRHLKAAAERDLTVGGPTLGAHAITAGLVDEYHLFVWPVVVGGGKPFLPNRARLQLELLDEHRLGNGAVYLRYRTQT; via the coding sequence ATGGCCAAGCTGCTCTATGTGATGAACGTGTCACTTGACGGCTACATCGCCGACGAGGACGGCAAGTTCGACTGGGGGGCACCAGACGAGGAGTACTACTCCTTCATCAACGACCTGTTGCGGCCGGTCGGCACCTACCTGTACGGGCGCCGGCTGTATGAGCTGATGGCCGTCTGGGAGACCGACCCGGCCGCCGCGGCCCAGTCGCCCGGCACGCGGGAGTTCGCCGAGATCTGGCAGGCGGCCGACAAGGTCGTGTACTCCAGGACGCTGGCGACGGCCTCCACCACCAGGACGCGGATCGAACCAGACTTCGACCCCGAAGCGGTCCGGCACCTGAAGGCGGCCGCCGAGCGTGATCTCACCGTGGGCGGTCCCACCCTCGGCGCCCATGCGATCACCGCCGGGCTGGTGGACGAGTACCACCTGTTCGTCTGGCCCGTCGTGGTGGGCGGGGGCAAGCCCTTCCTCCCCAACCGGGCCCGGCTCCAGCTCGAACTGCTGGACGAGCACCGGCTCGGCAACGGCGCGGTGTACCTGCGCTACCGCACCCAGACATGA